A part of Primulina eburnea isolate SZY01 chromosome 10, ASM2296580v1, whole genome shotgun sequence genomic DNA contains:
- the LOC140803067 gene encoding protein neprosin-like: MAAAQFSKDHRKRKRTAALFLVCLWSLISPSCADRLTTSRQRLQVQKHLKRLNKPPLKTIQSSDGDIIDCVHISHQPAFDHPFLKDHKIQARPSYHPDGLFDENKMSTGPKERANSITQLWHMNGKCPEDTIPIRRTKKEDVLRASSVKSFGKKKHRSVPKPRSADPDFINESGHQHAIAYVEGDKYSGAKATINVWEPQILQPNEFSLSQIWVLGGSFGEDLNSIEAGWQVSPDLYGDNNTRLFTYWTSDAYQATGCYNLLCSGFIQVNSEIAMGASISPVSGYRNPQYDISILIWKDPKEGHWWMQFGNDYVLGYWPSFLFSYLADSASMIEWGGEVVNSEPNGQHTTTQMGSGHFPEEGFGKSSYFRNIQVVDSSNNLKSPKGLGTFTEQSNCYDVQTGSNGDWGHYFYYGGPGRNPNCP; encoded by the exons ATGGCCGCTGCGCAGTTTAGCAAAGATCACCGGAAGAGGAAACGCACAGCTGCATTGTTTTTGGTATGCTTATGGAGTCTGATCTCACCATCTTGCGCCGACAGGCTCACTACTTCACGGCAGAGGCTGCAAGTTCAGAAGCACTTGAAAAGGCTGAATAAGCCTCCCCTTAAAACTATTCAG AGCTCTGATGGGGATATCATTGACTGTGTGCACATCTCTCATCAACCTGCTTTTGATCACCCTTTCCTCAAAGATCACAAAATCCAG GCTAGGCCTAGTTACCATCCAGATGGGCTTTTTGATGAGAACAAGATGTCAACAGGGCCAAAGGAAAGAGCAAATTCAATCACCCAGTTGTGGCACATGAATGGTAAATGTCCTGAGGACACCATACCCATAAGAAGAACAAAGAAAGAAGATGTTTTGAGGGCTAGCTCTGTAAAAAGTTTTGGAAAGAAAAAGCATAGAAGCGTCCCCAAGCCCAGGTCTGCAGATCCAGACTTCATAAATGAAAGTGGTCATCAG CATGCAATAGCATATGTTGAAGGGGACAAATATTCTGGTGCAAAAGCAACTATTAATGTTTGGGAACCACAAATACTTCAGCCTAATGAGTTTAGCTTGTCACAAATTTGGGTTTTGGGTGGTTCTTTTGGCGAAGATCTTAATAGCATTGAAGCTGGTTGGCAG GTGAGCCCAGATCTTTATGGTGACAACAACACTAGGCTCTTCACTTATTGGACT AGTGATGCCTACCAAGCCACAGGTTGCTACAATCTCCTCTGCTCCGGCTTCATTCAAGTTAACAGTGAAATAGCAATGGGTGCTAGCATCTCTCCTGTTTCTGGCTACCGGAATCCGCAATATGACATAAGTATTCTTATTTGGAAG GATCCAAAAGAGGGACACTGGTGGATGCAATTTGGCAACGACTATGTGTTGGGGTATTGGCCATCTTTCTTGTTTTCGTACTTGGCAGACAGTGCATCCATGATCGAATGGGGCGGCGAGGTTGTAAATTCTGAACCCAATGGACAACACACGACAACTCAAATGGGCAGTGGCCATTTCCCGGAAGAAGGTTTTGGAAAATCAAGCTACTTCAGAAACATACAAGTAGTGGATAGCTCCAACAATCTTAAATCTCCCAAAGGTCTTGGCACCTTTACTGAACAATCCAACTGTTACGATGTCCAAACCGGGAGTAATGGAGATTGGGGACATTACTTTTATTACGGAGGCCCTGGTAGAAATCCTAATTGCCCTTGA